Proteins encoded by one window of Chryseobacterium aquaeductus:
- a CDS encoding rhamnogalacturonan acetylesterase has protein sequence MRNWIKFLTLFLSSFLFAQQMTFKFDFGTDRTENGFIPITSTSKFDKKIGYGFMDISGLKSIDNGGNALTGDFITSDKPFYFSVAVPEGNYNITLNLGDSKGVSETTVRVENRRLMLNDIKTKQGKIVEKQITVHVKDSIIRNEEGTQIGIVKLKPRETKYLHWDNLLTIEFNDKAPKVSSIIIQPNKTAKTIYITGDSTVVDAQYEPWASWGQMLPYFFVPNEIVIANYAESGETLKAFEDRHRIDKIWNKIKPGDYLFIEFGHNDQKSGNSTKSGYRKRLTQWIHKAKELGAIPVLITSMNRRVFDENSKIVNTLDDFPDAMREIAKEEKVDLIDLNALSKTLFEAMGPEMSKKAFVHYPANSYPNQPTALADETHFNTYGAYELAKCVVKSIVDQKLPLSKFVYKNYKGFDPNKPDAVEDFHWPESVSMETLKPDGN, from the coding sequence ATGCGGAACTGGATAAAATTTTTAACGCTTTTCTTAAGTTCGTTTTTGTTCGCTCAACAGATGACTTTTAAGTTTGATTTTGGCACAGACAGAACCGAAAACGGATTTATTCCCATAACGTCAACTTCGAAATTTGATAAGAAAATCGGTTATGGCTTTATGGATATTTCCGGTTTAAAATCTATTGATAATGGCGGAAATGCTTTGACAGGAGATTTCATTACCAGCGACAAACCGTTTTATTTTTCAGTCGCAGTTCCTGAGGGAAATTATAATATTACATTAAATCTTGGCGATTCTAAAGGAGTTTCAGAAACAACTGTTCGTGTCGAAAACCGCCGTCTGATGCTGAATGACATCAAAACCAAGCAAGGCAAAATCGTTGAAAAACAAATCACAGTTCACGTCAAAGACAGCATTATCCGAAATGAGGAAGGAACTCAAATTGGCATTGTAAAATTAAAACCAAGAGAAACAAAATATTTGCATTGGGACAATCTGTTGACGATTGAATTCAACGACAAAGCTCCGAAAGTTTCTTCAATTATTATTCAACCTAATAAAACAGCGAAAACTATTTATATCACAGGAGATTCAACCGTTGTGGATGCGCAATACGAACCTTGGGCGTCTTGGGGACAAATGTTGCCGTATTTTTTCGTCCCGAATGAAATCGTGATTGCCAACTACGCCGAAAGCGGTGAAACCCTGAAAGCCTTTGAAGACCGCCATCGAATCGATAAAATCTGGAATAAAATAAAGCCTGGAGATTATCTTTTTATTGAATTTGGACACAATGATCAGAAGTCGGGAAACAGTACAAAATCCGGATATAGAAAAAGATTAACACAATGGATTCACAAAGCCAAAGAGTTGGGAGCAATTCCCGTTTTGATCACTTCAATGAACAGAAGAGTTTTTGATGAAAACAGTAAAATCGTCAACACTTTAGATGATTTCCCCGATGCGATGCGTGAAATTGCCAAAGAAGAAAAAGTCGATTTAATTGATTTAAATGCCTTAAGCAAAACCTTGTTTGAAGCGATGGGACCAGAAATGTCGAAGAAAGCCTTCGTTCATTATCCCGCAAACTCGTATCCCAATCAACCGACAGCTTTGGCAGATGAAACTCATTTCAACACTTATGGTGCTTACGAATTGGCAAAATGTGTGGTAAAAAGTATTGTCGATCAAAAGTTACCTTTGAGTAAATTTGTTTACAAAAACTACAAAGGTTTTGACCCAAATAAACCCGATGCTGTTGAAGATTTTCATTGGCCGGAATCTGTTTCTATGGAAACCTTGAAGCCTGATGGAAATTAA
- a CDS encoding glycosyl hydrolase — MKIKNIVSLTLICFAIGNLFAQNPWPKTTETAKPWTRWWWMGNAVDEKGLDKQLTTLNKVGFGGVEIVPIYGAKGFENKYINYLSPEWMKMLQFTTSKAKSLNMGVDMAVGTGWPIGGSQVDEQDAATKMIVQTYTISSGEKFSDKIVLKDEKQKNLKTIKLDIVTAYNEKNEAVVLTDKVGSEGFLNWKPGSGKWTIYAVFVGKTLQKVKRAAPGGEGYTLDHFSPDATKDYLRTFDKAFGNSNYGIRSFFNDSYEVYNADWTPDFLSEFKKRRGYDLSPFIKYLVSNEENEIAGRVKSDYRETLSELILNNFTKDFTNWAHSKNSKNTNQAHGSPGNLLDLYAAVDIPESETFGSSIFEIPGLKRDSSDIQKSDMPDFNMLKFASSAANVTGKKLTSNETFTWLTEHFKTSWSQAKPEVEQVFLSGINHVFYHGTTYTPVDVKFPGWLFYASVNFVPENSLWPHLKGLNSYIERTQSVLQSGKSDNELLMYWPIYDQWASPKGKDVTFKVHNVEKWLQPTAMYENLNKLSKMGYSLDMISDKMIGESKSENQKIYSNEGSEYQVLIIPELTYLPESTLKSILDLAQNGASIIFQNKPKDIPGNFEVEKRRTQLKALWNQIQFQNQVGNLKAASFGKGKIVLSSDVAKALEYLKIEREELTDTGLKFVRRKFDGGKYYYIVNHTSKEINQNILLNFIGKQVTLMNPENGDYGLAQTQNNSVRVQLKSGESLIIKNTEDIYTSIPNWYYSEKTDAPIGLNQPWQLSFKEGGPELPKTRALKKLEPWTNFTEDASTQSFSGTGVYTTNLKLKKKSADDYLLKFDKLYESAKVIVNGQDAGIVWSIPFEINVGKYLKKGKNTIQIEVCNLMANRIRYMDQNKIVWRNYNEINFVNIDYKAFDASNWKVQPSGLEGEIQLIPIHFSK, encoded by the coding sequence ATGAAAATTAAAAATATAGTCAGTCTAACTCTCATCTGTTTTGCCATCGGAAATCTCTTCGCACAAAATCCGTGGCCAAAAACCACCGAGACCGCAAAACCTTGGACACGCTGGTGGTGGATGGGAAATGCCGTTGATGAAAAAGGATTGGATAAACAGTTGACAACTTTAAATAAAGTAGGATTCGGTGGCGTAGAAATCGTACCCATTTACGGTGCAAAAGGTTTTGAAAACAAATACATCAATTATCTGTCCCCGGAATGGATGAAAATGCTTCAGTTCACAACCAGCAAAGCAAAAAGCTTGAATATGGGCGTTGATATGGCAGTCGGGACAGGCTGGCCGATTGGTGGATCGCAAGTGGACGAACAGGATGCTGCAACCAAAATGATTGTCCAAACGTACACTATCTCTTCAGGCGAAAAATTTTCAGACAAAATTGTTCTGAAAGACGAAAAACAGAAGAATTTAAAAACGATAAAACTTGATATTGTCACGGCCTATAATGAGAAAAATGAAGCGGTAGTTTTAACGGATAAAGTTGGTAGCGAAGGCTTTTTAAACTGGAAACCAGGTTCAGGAAAATGGACGATTTACGCAGTTTTCGTTGGCAAAACTTTACAAAAAGTAAAACGTGCGGCGCCAGGTGGCGAAGGTTATACTTTAGACCATTTTTCGCCGGATGCAACCAAAGATTATTTAAGAACTTTCGATAAAGCTTTTGGAAATTCAAACTACGGAATCAGGTCTTTTTTTAATGACAGTTATGAAGTTTACAATGCCGATTGGACTCCGGATTTTTTAAGTGAATTCAAAAAAAGAAGAGGCTATGATTTAAGTCCATTCATCAAATATCTCGTAAGTAACGAGGAAAATGAAATCGCAGGAAGAGTAAAATCGGATTACAGAGAAACGTTGAGCGAATTGATTTTAAACAATTTCACCAAAGATTTCACCAATTGGGCACATTCAAAAAACTCAAAAAATACCAATCAGGCACACGGTTCGCCCGGAAATTTGCTTGATTTATATGCAGCTGTTGATATTCCTGAATCTGAAACTTTCGGAAGCTCTATTTTTGAAATTCCGGGTTTGAAAAGAGACAGTTCAGATATTCAGAAATCTGATATGCCTGATTTTAATATGTTGAAATTTGCTTCTTCGGCTGCGAATGTGACTGGGAAAAAATTAACTTCCAATGAAACTTTTACCTGGCTGACCGAGCATTTCAAAACCTCCTGGTCACAGGCAAAACCTGAAGTGGAGCAGGTGTTTTTATCGGGAATCAACCACGTCTTTTACCACGGAACAACTTACACACCTGTAGATGTCAAGTTTCCGGGTTGGTTGTTTTATGCATCGGTAAATTTCGTTCCGGAAAATAGTTTGTGGCCGCATTTGAAAGGATTAAATTCATATATCGAAAGAACGCAGAGTGTTTTACAAAGTGGAAAATCGGATAACGAATTGCTGATGTATTGGCCGATTTACGACCAATGGGCGAGTCCGAAAGGGAAGGACGTGACGTTCAAAGTTCATAACGTTGAAAAATGGTTGCAGCCAACTGCGATGTATGAAAATCTGAATAAACTCAGTAAAATGGGGTATTCACTCGATATGATTTCGGACAAAATGATTGGCGAATCAAAGTCGGAAAATCAGAAAATTTATTCGAATGAAGGTTCTGAATATCAGGTTTTAATTATTCCTGAACTAACGTATTTGCCCGAATCTACTTTGAAAAGCATTTTAGATTTGGCTCAAAACGGAGCCTCCATCATTTTTCAAAACAAGCCGAAAGATATTCCCGGAAACTTTGAAGTGGAGAAAAGAAGAACGCAATTGAAAGCTTTGTGGAATCAAATTCAATTTCAAAACCAAGTCGGAAATTTGAAAGCGGCAAGCTTCGGAAAAGGTAAAATTGTTTTAAGTTCTGATGTTGCAAAAGCTTTAGAATATTTAAAAATTGAGAGAGAAGAACTGACAGACACCGGATTGAAATTCGTGAGAAGGAAGTTTGACGGCGGGAAATATTATTACATCGTCAATCACACTTCAAAGGAAATCAATCAAAATATTCTTTTGAATTTTATCGGAAAACAAGTCACTTTGATGAATCCTGAAAATGGCGATTATGGACTTGCTCAAACTCAGAATAATTCAGTGAGAGTTCAATTAAAATCGGGAGAATCTTTAATTATAAAAAATACCGAAGACATTTACACCTCAATTCCAAATTGGTATTACTCTGAAAAAACCGATGCGCCGATTGGCTTAAATCAACCGTGGCAACTAAGTTTCAAAGAAGGCGGTCCCGAACTTCCTAAGACAAGAGCTTTGAAGAAATTAGAACCTTGGACGAACTTCACAGAAGATGCTTCAACACAAAGTTTTTCAGGAACAGGAGTTTATACAACCAATTTAAAACTAAAAAAGAAAAGCGCCGACGATTATCTTTTGAAATTTGATAAACTCTACGAAAGTGCCAAAGTGATTGTCAACGGTCAGGACGCCGGGATTGTCTGGAGTATTCCATTTGAAATTAATGTCGGAAAATACTTAAAGAAAGGCAAAAATACCATTCAGATTGAAGTTTGTAACCTGATGGCGAACAGGATCCGATATATGGATCAGAATAAAATCGTTTGGAGAAATTACAACGAGATCAATTTTGTAAACATCGATTACAAAGCTTTTGACGCATCCAATTGGAAAGTTCAGCCTTCAGGTTTGGAAGGAGAAATTCAATTGATTCCGATACATTTTTCAAAATAA
- a CDS encoding rhamnogalacturonan lyase, with the protein MIFKFKYILAPILFSQIFFAQRQMEYLKRGIVAMPSDSGVFVSWRLLGTEAQNTQFDLYRVENNSTKKLNDKALLNETNFLDKTADKTKNYTYFVKSNTQDQSVDNDFAKYVANQKPYFSIPLKTPQGYTPNDASVADLDGDGEYEIILHQTGRSKDNSQKGMTDEPIIQAYKLDGELLWEINLGKNIREGAHYTQFLVYDLDQDGKAEIVMKTADGSKDGKGKFIGDPKKNYVNENGMILSGAEYLTVFDGQTGAEIHTVNYQVPRFAGSLNPTDEQMTETWGDAKGNRLDRFLGAVAYLDGKTPSVIMSRGYYTRTAIAAWDYKDKKLSLRWLFDTESSDENKKYRGQGNHNLTIADVDKDEKDEIVFGAMTVDDDGKILNSTGYGHGDALHVGDLDPSNPGLEIFDIQERFDDAGAHFRDGKTGEVLWKLPSTVYSKQGKFQGPGRGLSLNIDPRYEGSESWAAGAGLKGIYDTKGKKISNKNPPANMGIYWDGDFLSEILDGTNVSKWDWKNEKSNIIFDAKKFQCESNNGTKKNPALVADLFGDWREEVMYRTTDNQELRIFSTTIPTQHRLYTLMHNPQYRLSIVWQNVGYNQPPHTDYYLDESIKEMPKPNVITTKK; encoded by the coding sequence ATGATTTTTAAATTTAAATATATTTTAGCTCCAATTCTATTTTCACAAATTTTTTTTGCTCAAAGGCAAATGGAATATCTGAAGAGAGGAATTGTTGCTATGCCTTCAGATTCGGGAGTTTTTGTAAGTTGGCGTTTGCTGGGAACTGAAGCTCAGAATACTCAGTTTGATTTGTATCGTGTTGAAAATAATTCAACCAAAAAACTTAACGACAAAGCGCTTTTGAATGAAACCAACTTTTTAGATAAAACCGCCGACAAAACAAAGAATTATACCTACTTCGTAAAATCAAATACTCAAGATCAGTCGGTAGATAATGATTTTGCAAAGTATGTAGCGAATCAAAAACCCTATTTTTCAATTCCTTTGAAAACACCACAAGGTTATACTCCAAATGACGCTTCTGTTGCTGATTTGGATGGTGATGGCGAGTACGAAATTATCCTCCATCAAACCGGAAGATCAAAAGACAACAGCCAAAAAGGAATGACCGATGAGCCGATTATTCAGGCTTATAAGTTGGATGGAGAGCTTTTATGGGAAATTAATTTAGGCAAAAATATCAGAGAAGGAGCGCATTATACCCAATTTTTAGTATATGATTTAGACCAGGACGGAAAAGCCGAAATCGTGATGAAAACCGCAGATGGCAGCAAAGACGGAAAAGGAAAATTCATCGGCGATCCGAAAAAAAATTACGTTAATGAAAACGGAATGATCCTTTCCGGTGCGGAGTATCTGACTGTTTTTGACGGACAAACCGGAGCGGAAATTCACACCGTTAATTATCAGGTTCCAAGATTTGCAGGGAGTTTAAATCCGACTGATGAACAAATGACCGAAACTTGGGGTGATGCAAAAGGAAACAGACTTGACAGATTTTTGGGAGCAGTTGCCTACCTTGATGGTAAAACGCCGAGCGTGATTATGTCGAGAGGATATTATACCAGAACTGCCATTGCAGCGTGGGATTATAAAGATAAAAAACTGAGTTTGAGATGGCTTTTTGATACCGAAAGTTCAGACGAAAATAAAAAATACCGCGGACAGGGAAATCATAATCTGACCATTGCGGATGTCGATAAAGATGAAAAAGATGAAATTGTTTTCGGTGCAATGACTGTTGATGATGACGGAAAAATATTAAACAGTACTGGTTACGGTCACGGAGATGCTTTGCACGTCGGAGACCTAGATCCGTCAAATCCTGGATTGGAAATTTTTGATATTCAGGAAAGATTTGATGATGCAGGTGCACATTTCAGAGACGGAAAAACAGGGGAAGTTTTATGGAAATTACCATCTACAGTTTATAGCAAACAAGGTAAATTTCAAGGCCCGGGAAGAGGTTTATCTTTAAATATTGATCCTCGGTATGAAGGTTCAGAATCGTGGGCGGCAGGAGCAGGATTAAAGGGAATTTATGATACAAAAGGAAAGAAAATAAGCAATAAAAATCCACCTGCCAATATGGGGATTTATTGGGACGGAGATTTTTTAAGCGAAATTTTAGACGGAACTAACGTGTCAAAATGGGATTGGAAAAACGAAAAGTCAAACATAATTTTTGATGCTAAAAAATTCCAGTGTGAATCAAACAACGGGACGAAGAAAAATCCGGCTCTGGTTGCTGATTTATTCGGAGACTGGCGTGAAGAAGTGATGTACAGAACCACTGACAATCAGGAATTGAGAATTTTTTCCACGACCATTCCGACACAACATCGATTGTATACTTTGATGCACAATCCTCAATATAGATTGAGTATTGTTTGGCAGAATGTTGGGTACAATCAGCCGCCGCATACTGATTATTATTTGGATGAATCAATTAAAGAAATGCCAAAACCGAATGTTATAACGACAAAAAAGTAG
- a CDS encoding glycoside hydrolase family 88/105 protein — MKKLLTASFFALIIGGMTSCSVQKQSAANKVELPNKKEVLEVSRRVNQYFMNKWPDTKKDIVGKKVWPSNLWTRAVYYEGLMALYTIDPKKEYYDYAMSWANNHKWDLQRGTYTRNADHQACGQTYLDLYEIDGRKHPERIKNVKAAMDSMIATPKVDDWWWIDALQMSMPIFTKLGRITGEQKYFDKNYEMYAYTKYKHGGNGLYNQADKIWWRDKSFVPPYKEPNGEDCYWSRGNGWVVAALAKTLHDTPKSDPHYQEYLQDYKDLLAALLPIQREDGFWNVSLHDPNNFGGKEMTGTALFVYGMAYGVNNGLIDRETYLPVLVKAWNAIAKDSVQPNGFLGWVQGTGKEPKDGQPLSVSKEPDFEDYGLGCLLLAGSEVYKLK; from the coding sequence ATGAAAAAACTTTTAACAGCAAGCTTTTTCGCATTGATTATCGGGGGAATGACTTCCTGTTCGGTACAGAAACAAAGTGCTGCAAACAAAGTAGAACTTCCCAACAAGAAGGAAGTCTTGGAGGTTTCAAGAAGAGTCAATCAATATTTTATGAATAAATGGCCGGATACCAAAAAAGATATTGTCGGTAAAAAAGTTTGGCCAAGTAATCTTTGGACTCGTGCAGTTTATTATGAAGGTTTGATGGCACTTTACACCATTGATCCAAAAAAAGAGTACTACGATTATGCAATGTCTTGGGCAAATAATCACAAATGGGACTTACAGCGTGGAACTTATACCCGAAATGCTGATCATCAGGCTTGCGGACAAACATACCTTGACCTTTATGAAATAGACGGAAGAAAACATCCCGAAAGAATTAAAAACGTAAAAGCTGCAATGGACAGCATGATTGCTACGCCAAAAGTAGATGATTGGTGGTGGATTGATGCCCTTCAAATGTCTATGCCGATCTTCACTAAATTAGGCAGAATCACAGGTGAGCAAAAATATTTTGATAAAAATTACGAAATGTATGCCTACACAAAGTACAAACACGGCGGAAACGGTTTGTACAATCAGGCAGATAAAATTTGGTGGAGAGACAAAAGTTTTGTGCCGCCTTACAAAGAGCCAAATGGTGAAGATTGTTATTGGAGCAGAGGAAACGGCTGGGTAGTCGCTGCTTTGGCGAAAACTTTGCACGATACTCCGAAGTCTGATCCTCATTATCAGGAATATTTGCAGGATTATAAAGATCTTTTAGCAGCTTTGCTTCCGATTCAGAGAGAAGACGGGTTTTGGAATGTTAGCCTACACGATCCAAACAATTTTGGTGGAAAAGAAATGACAGGAACAGCTTTATTCGTTTACGGAATGGCGTATGGTGTCAATAACGGATTGATTGATAGAGAAACTTACTTGCCAGTTTTAGTTAAAGCCTGGAATGCAATCGCAAAAGATTCTGTGCAGCCCAATGGATTCTTAGGTTGGGTACAAGGTACAGGAAAAGAACCTAAAGACGGTCAGCCACTTTCTGTAAGCAAAGAACCAGATTTTGAAGATTATGGTTTAGGTTGCTTGTTGTTGGCAGGAAGCGAGGTTTATAAATTGAAATAG
- the rhaT gene encoding L-rhamnose/proton symporter RhaT — protein sequence MNALLGVLFHFLGGFSSGSFYLPYKKVKGWSWETYWLIGGVFSWIIVPPLAAFLTIPGFWEIIQNESSSILGLTFLFGALWGIGGFTYGLGVRYLGVALGSSIILGLCMVFGSLVPSVYYEFSPQSGKDNIGLMMSSSWGQSVLLGLFVCVIGIVISGKAGMMKEKELSTNSIDPHGTEVKTEYKFGLGLIVSIISGVLSACFNFGLEAGKPMANIANEAWKLANPDQGEFLFQNNVTYVVVLWGGMAVNLIGCLYLAFKNKSYTDYTKRNVPVVKNIIFCALAGTMWYLQFFFYGMGESKMGNGASSWILHMAFIILIANLWGVVIKEWKGVSKKTVATISAGMVVLLISILIVGYGNSLR from the coding sequence ATGAATGCATTATTAGGAGTTTTATTTCATTTTCTGGGAGGGTTTTCTTCGGGAAGTTTTTATTTGCCTTACAAAAAAGTAAAAGGCTGGTCTTGGGAGACCTATTGGTTGATAGGAGGAGTTTTTTCTTGGATTATTGTGCCGCCACTGGCAGCATTTCTCACGATTCCCGGTTTCTGGGAAATTATTCAAAATGAGAGTTCATCCATCTTAGGATTGACGTTTTTGTTCGGTGCCCTTTGGGGAATTGGCGGTTTTACCTATGGTCTTGGTGTTCGCTATTTGGGCGTGGCATTGGGTAGCAGCATTATATTGGGGCTTTGTATGGTTTTCGGATCATTGGTTCCATCAGTGTATTACGAATTTTCTCCTCAATCGGGGAAAGATAATATAGGATTGATGATGTCCAGTTCTTGGGGACAGTCTGTTCTGTTAGGACTTTTTGTCTGCGTCATCGGAATCGTCATCAGCGGAAAAGCCGGAATGATGAAAGAAAAAGAATTAAGCACCAATTCGATAGATCCTCACGGTACAGAAGTGAAAACTGAATATAAATTTGGTTTGGGATTGATTGTTTCAATTATTTCAGGAGTTTTGAGTGCTTGTTTCAATTTCGGTTTAGAAGCAGGAAAACCAATGGCAAATATTGCCAATGAAGCCTGGAAATTGGCAAATCCTGATCAAGGAGAGTTTTTGTTTCAAAATAATGTTACTTATGTTGTGGTACTTTGGGGCGGAATGGCAGTCAACCTTATTGGTTGTTTATATTTAGCTTTTAAAAATAAATCGTACACCGATTACACCAAAAGGAATGTACCTGTTGTGAAAAATATCATCTTTTGTGCATTGGCAGGAACGATGTGGTATCTTCAGTTTTTCTTCTACGGAATGGGTGAAAGCAAGATGGGAAATGGTGCCAGCTCATGGATTTTACACATGGCGTTTATCATTTTAATAGCCAATCTTTGGGGTGTTGTCATCAAAGAATGGAAGGGCGTTTCTAAAAAGACGGTCGCTACGATTTCTGCCGGAATGGTTGTCCTTTTGATATCTATTTTGATTGTAGGATATGGTAATTCGCTACGGTAA